A genomic segment from Pollutimonas thiosulfatoxidans encodes:
- the nirK gene encoding copper-containing nitrite reductase, whose amino-acid sequence MRALWKIWVFLITMAMAAMPMAASHAQSGHAGHGAAAASAAPVAASAADTSVTMMPDVTISLRTAIAGGKLVFIGHTGAIADVVNPDLKVPEGAVVQINLINDDGAGHDIAVPEFNAKSDVISGKGSATAIVFRANKSGVFEYLCTLPGHKAAGMVGKIIVGEPVAADTRQAPQIAHDPAEVGEPVGDRPAKQVTVDLLTTELEARLGDNSTYRFWTFNNKVPGPMIRVRVGDTVTVNVTNAKDSTHIHSVDFHAVTGPGGGAAVTQVAPGQTKSFTFKALHPGLFVYHCATPMVAQHITNGMYGMILVEPEGGLPAVDREFYVMQGELYTAQAHGASGLQEFSLEKLLAENPEHLMFNGSMDALTKIYDMKAQVGDVVRMYFGVGGPNLTSSVHLIGEIFDRVYDQASLTSPPLTDVQTTLVPPGGATMLEFKVDYPGRYVLVDHALSRMEKGLAGILTVEGKADDTIFHSSEAIDPNSGH is encoded by the coding sequence ATGAGAGCGCTCTGGAAGATATGGGTTTTCCTGATCACGATGGCCATGGCCGCTATGCCGATGGCAGCCAGCCATGCACAAAGCGGCCACGCCGGCCACGGGGCCGCGGCGGCTTCCGCGGCGCCGGTCGCCGCCTCCGCAGCGGACACCTCGGTAACCATGATGCCCGATGTCACGATCTCGCTGCGTACCGCTATAGCGGGGGGCAAGCTGGTATTTATCGGCCATACAGGTGCTATTGCTGACGTCGTCAACCCCGACCTGAAAGTTCCTGAAGGGGCCGTGGTCCAGATCAACCTGATCAATGATGACGGTGCGGGCCACGACATTGCCGTTCCCGAGTTCAACGCCAAGTCCGATGTGATTTCGGGCAAGGGCTCAGCCACCGCCATCGTTTTCCGCGCCAACAAAAGCGGCGTCTTCGAGTACCTTTGCACACTGCCCGGCCATAAGGCCGCGGGGATGGTCGGCAAAATTATTGTCGGCGAGCCGGTGGCCGCCGACACCCGGCAGGCGCCTCAGATCGCGCACGATCCGGCCGAGGTTGGCGAACCCGTCGGCGACCGTCCTGCAAAGCAAGTGACGGTAGACCTGCTCACCACCGAACTTGAGGCCCGTCTGGGTGACAACAGCACTTATCGCTTCTGGACCTTCAACAACAAGGTACCCGGCCCGATGATTCGCGTGCGGGTGGGCGACACCGTTACCGTCAATGTCACCAATGCCAAGGACAGCACGCATATCCACTCGGTGGATTTCCATGCAGTAACCGGGCCCGGCGGTGGCGCGGCAGTCACGCAGGTAGCCCCCGGGCAAACTAAAAGCTTCACTTTCAAGGCGCTGCATCCAGGCCTGTTCGTGTATCACTGCGCCACACCCATGGTGGCGCAGCACATCACCAATGGTATGTACGGCATGATTTTGGTCGAGCCCGAGGGGGGCTTGCCGGCGGTAGATCGCGAGTTCTACGTCATGCAGGGCGAGCTCTACACGGCGCAGGCCCACGGAGCCAGCGGCCTGCAAGAGTTCTCGCTCGAAAAATTGCTGGCCGAGAACCCCGAGCACCTGATGTTCAACGGCTCCATGGACGCTCTAACCAAGATCTACGACATGAAGGCCCAAGTGGGCGATGTGGTGCGCATGTATTTCGGTGTGGGTGGCCCCAACCTCACCTCTAGTGTGCACCTCATAGGCGAAATTTTCGATCGTGTTTATGATCAGGCCTCGCTGACCAGCCCGCCGCTTACCGACGTGCAAACCACCCTGGTTCCTCCCGGTGGCGCCACCATGCTGGAATTCAAGGTCGATTACCCGGGGCGCTATGTTCTGGTCGACCATGCCTTGTCCCGTATGGAAAAGGGCTTGGCCGGCATCCTTACTGTCGAAGGCAAGGCTGATGACACCATCTTTCACAGCAGCGAAGCCATCGACCCAAATTCCGGTCACTAA
- a CDS encoding hybrid sensor histidine kinase/response regulator, protein MSKPSDPASNHAAPEGLHEPADDPNADQLNASEQRFRLLVQGVTDYAIYMLSPEGMVSNWNSGAERIKGYTESEVLNTHFSRFHTQEDQACGLPGKSLVIAAETGRYEKEGWRVRKDGSQFWAHVIIDALYDPDGAVVGFAKITRDITEKKQAEQELERANAALFQSQKLEALGQLTGGVAHDFNNLLSVLASGLDVLTTHAQAHSELKMIQSMRRAIERGAALTQQLLSFARRQPLKAEYYNINSLISSFDPVLRRAIDASISLSIELSSQISAVLIDAARFEAALLNLVVNARDAMPDGGHIRMSTQDTALRAHEVGTLPEGNYVKITVTDTGTGMPQEAVKRAVEPFFTTKELGKGTGLGLSQVYGFITQSGGDLIINSKPGEGTSICMYLPAVEDDAPIKEAGHSSGDAETVLVVEDEPDVLDVAAELVRSIGYGVVTATNGEDALELLRKQPQINVLFTDVMMPSGINGIELARLALSLRPQLKVLLTSGYPLPVLQSEHGTIDEFSFMNKPYRLAELAQKLRTAH, encoded by the coding sequence ATGAGCAAGCCCAGCGACCCTGCGAGCAACCATGCAGCCCCGGAGGGGCTGCATGAACCTGCGGATGACCCCAATGCAGACCAGTTAAACGCCAGCGAGCAGCGGTTCAGGTTGCTGGTGCAGGGGGTGACGGACTACGCCATCTATATGCTGTCGCCTGAAGGCATGGTCAGTAACTGGAATTCCGGCGCGGAGCGCATCAAGGGTTATACCGAAAGCGAGGTCCTCAATACTCACTTTTCGCGTTTCCACACTCAGGAAGACCAGGCTTGCGGTCTGCCAGGCAAGTCCTTGGTGATAGCGGCGGAAACCGGGCGGTACGAGAAAGAAGGCTGGCGGGTCCGCAAAGATGGGTCGCAGTTCTGGGCCCATGTCATCATCGACGCCTTGTACGACCCCGACGGCGCGGTCGTTGGTTTTGCCAAGATCACCCGCGATATCACCGAAAAGAAGCAGGCGGAACAGGAGCTGGAAAGGGCGAACGCCGCATTGTTTCAATCTCAAAAACTGGAGGCCCTGGGCCAGCTTACGGGTGGCGTGGCGCACGACTTCAATAACCTTCTCAGTGTATTGGCCAGCGGCCTGGATGTGCTGACCACCCATGCGCAGGCGCATTCAGAACTGAAAATGATCCAAAGCATGCGCCGGGCGATCGAGCGTGGCGCGGCGTTGACTCAGCAGCTATTGTCCTTTGCCCGGCGACAACCTCTTAAGGCCGAGTATTACAACATTAATTCGCTGATATCCAGCTTCGACCCCGTCTTGCGCCGGGCGATAGACGCAAGCATTAGCCTCAGTATCGAACTTAGTTCCCAGATTTCCGCCGTGCTCATCGATGCCGCGCGATTCGAGGCGGCGTTGCTTAACCTGGTAGTGAATGCCAGGGACGCCATGCCGGATGGCGGCCATATCCGCATGTCGACGCAAGATACGGCGCTACGAGCACACGAAGTCGGTACCCTCCCGGAGGGCAACTATGTCAAGATAACGGTGACCGATACCGGTACCGGCATGCCGCAAGAGGCAGTCAAGCGCGCGGTAGAGCCGTTTTTCACCACCAAAGAGCTGGGCAAGGGTACGGGCCTGGGCTTAAGCCAGGTCTACGGCTTTATTACGCAATCGGGCGGCGACTTAATCATCAACAGTAAGCCCGGCGAAGGCACATCGATATGCATGTATCTCCCTGCCGTTGAAGACGACGCCCCCATAAAGGAAGCCGGCCACTCATCAGGTGACGCCGAAACCGTGCTGGTTGTAGAAGACGAACCCGATGTGCTCGATGTGGCGGCCGAACTCGTGCGCAGCATAGGGTACGGCGTGGTCACCGCCACCAACGGCGAAGACGCACTAGAGCTGCTGCGCAAGCAACCCCAAATCAATGTCTTGTTCACCGATGTCATGATGCCGTCCGGGATAAACGGCATCGAACTCGCACGCCTCGCCCTGAGCTTGCGTCCGCAACTGAAAGTATTGTTGACCTCGGGCTACCCCTTGCCCGTATTGCAGAGCGAGCATGGCACCATCGACGAATTCAGTTTCATGAACAAGCCGTATCGCTTGGCCGAACTGGCCCAGAAGCTGCGCACTGCGCACTAA
- a CDS encoding PAS domain S-box protein has protein sequence MSDQSVSYSVLHQRAMERLGPPTVLIDHAFRIVHLSESAGRYLRHVGGEPSHHLLTLVHPALRADLRATVHEALKKDQTVQSRHMPFSNGGPSVQVRIAVSPFHDTDTSEHLLLVVFEELQGKNGATAKTKQELLDLISSTDVLTVLVDGSMRVKWFTPQAVRLFDLKPADAGEGRPLQDVRHRLIYPELLNDVYESFKSLRVIEREIKATDKRWYLTKIRPYRSADDRIEGVIMNFVDISERVKAQEALREGVERLRLIAENTKDFAIISMDETGHVTGWNRAAELIFGYSEDDMQGQPLDRIFTPEDRASGRPAQELRLAREQGHAEDERWHLRKDGSRFYCSGVVYPLMDGELKGYAKIARDLTDKCLEDYQQQSVLERWKETNVLKDQFIAIMSHELRHPLNLIQLNMELLARSPEIRTDPKAVAALDAVRRAVHNQSQIIEDLLDLSRVQTGKLKLQIEPVPVQRILHTVLAAVSTQAREARVTLHGPRHDADTANLIVHGDASRIEQIVWNLLSNAIKFTPAGGTVTVTLVREGDEARIDVQDTGVGIPSESIEKVFTMFGQVERHTQGNHNGLGIGLALVEQLAQAHGGRVRAQSPGEGLGSTFTIWLPLAGHESPQEVHPMPSSSGTLEGLRLLLVDDSEEIVSMLATLCEMEGAQVHTALDGQQALELLESFDFDILITDLGMPVMDGYTLLTRLRSGSRNADIPAIALTGYGYSEKAQLVGFTDQLCKPVPMKRLLEKLTEAVTQRRTA, from the coding sequence ATGTCTGATCAGTCGGTCTCCTATTCTGTCCTGCATCAGAGGGCGATGGAGAGGCTGGGCCCGCCCACCGTACTGATCGACCACGCCTTTCGCATCGTCCATCTGTCTGAATCGGCGGGGCGTTACCTGCGTCATGTGGGTGGCGAGCCGTCACACCATTTGCTTACTCTGGTTCATCCTGCATTGCGTGCGGATTTGCGCGCGACTGTCCACGAAGCCTTGAAGAAAGATCAAACCGTCCAGAGCAGGCACATGCCTTTTTCGAATGGTGGACCAAGCGTGCAAGTGCGGATAGCTGTGTCGCCTTTTCATGATACCGACACATCCGAGCATCTGCTGCTGGTCGTCTTCGAAGAGCTCCAGGGTAAAAACGGCGCAACCGCCAAGACCAAACAAGAGCTGCTTGATTTGATTTCGTCCACGGATGTCCTGACCGTGCTTGTGGACGGCAGCATGCGCGTGAAATGGTTTACCCCCCAGGCGGTCAGGCTGTTTGATCTGAAGCCTGCCGATGCGGGCGAGGGCCGGCCGCTACAGGACGTGCGCCACCGCCTTATCTATCCCGAGCTTCTGAACGATGTCTATGAATCATTCAAGTCGCTGCGGGTAATAGAACGCGAAATCAAGGCAACCGACAAGCGCTGGTATCTTACCAAGATACGCCCCTATCGCAGCGCCGATGACCGCATTGAAGGCGTCATCATGAACTTCGTGGACATCAGCGAGCGCGTCAAGGCGCAAGAAGCACTGCGCGAAGGCGTTGAGCGTTTGCGGCTAATCGCCGAAAACACCAAGGACTTTGCGATTATCAGCATGGATGAAACCGGGCACGTCACGGGATGGAACCGGGCAGCGGAGCTTATCTTTGGCTACAGCGAAGACGACATGCAGGGCCAGCCGCTGGACCGTATCTTTACCCCAGAAGACAGGGCCAGCGGGAGACCCGCGCAAGAACTCCGGCTGGCACGCGAGCAGGGCCATGCCGAAGACGAACGCTGGCACCTGCGCAAGGACGGCTCGCGCTTTTACTGCAGCGGAGTCGTGTACCCGCTAATGGACGGCGAACTGAAGGGCTACGCGAAAATCGCACGCGATCTGACCGACAAATGCCTGGAGGACTATCAACAACAGTCGGTGCTGGAACGATGGAAGGAAACGAACGTCTTGAAGGACCAGTTCATCGCCATCATGTCGCACGAGCTACGCCATCCCTTGAACCTTATTCAGTTGAACATGGAGTTACTGGCCCGCAGCCCCGAGATCCGGACGGATCCCAAAGCGGTGGCGGCCCTCGATGCCGTACGCCGCGCGGTGCACAATCAGTCGCAGATTATTGAAGACCTACTGGACCTCTCGCGCGTCCAGACTGGCAAGCTGAAGCTGCAAATCGAACCCGTACCTGTGCAGCGTATCTTGCACACTGTGCTCGCCGCCGTCAGCACGCAGGCCCGGGAAGCCCGCGTCACTTTGCATGGCCCACGCCATGACGCTGATACAGCAAACTTGATCGTGCATGGCGATGCCAGCCGTATCGAGCAGATCGTATGGAATCTGTTAAGCAATGCCATCAAGTTCACGCCCGCCGGTGGTACAGTCACCGTAACGCTGGTCCGAGAGGGAGACGAAGCACGTATCGATGTCCAGGACACCGGAGTGGGCATCCCGAGCGAATCCATCGAAAAAGTTTTCACCATGTTCGGGCAGGTCGAACGCCACACGCAAGGCAACCACAATGGGTTGGGCATAGGGCTGGCACTAGTCGAACAACTTGCCCAGGCGCATGGTGGACGAGTTCGCGCGCAATCTCCCGGCGAGGGCCTGGGCTCCACTTTTACTATCTGGCTGCCGCTGGCAGGCCATGAATCGCCACAGGAAGTTCATCCCATGCCCAGTTCATCCGGGACACTCGAAGGCTTGAGGCTGCTGCTGGTGGACGACTCGGAAGAGATCGTCAGCATGCTGGCCACTTTATGCGAAATGGAGGGTGCGCAAGTGCACACCGCCTTGGATGGGCAGCAGGCGCTGGAGCTACTGGAGTCCTTTGATTTCGACATACTGATCACGGATCTGGGCATGCCGGTAATGGATGGCTACACCTTGCTGACTCGTCTGCGTAGCGGCTCGCGTAATGCTGATATACCGGCTATTGCATTGACCGGCTACGGTTACAGCGAAAAAGCGCAGCTGGTGGGCTTTACGGATCAATTATGCAAACCGGTGCCCATGAAACGCCTGCTCGAAAAACTTACCGAAGCTGTCACGCAACGAAGAACCGCTTAG
- a CDS encoding ATP-binding protein, with protein MSILRSLPEQVDFEAPALAAAGLGQWEIDLSSDSARCSPRAEALLGLAQGPSPRTLSSLLDAFIPEDRSAIAAAFSMVRSTGCLQFERRIRHAIDGTIRWLHVKGGLSEDASAPARLMGIVADVTEWRSHQERRHQSESMAAISHVCGRIAHDYNNFLMAVGTNLEMYEEQVTGSERARRFYDAAQDGLQRGARFNESLMSLAGRHQLHLAPVRVDALLLALEPALRTQMEATINIELLRPSGPLICTTDARQLEAAIQQLATNAQDAMPGGGTLRLSLKERVFDDREAATYGVAPGPFGVIAVDDTGIGIDADGIAHVVEPFFTTKAARRAKGLGLSLAYMLARRSGGFIDIASRLGQGTSVQIYLPHII; from the coding sequence ATGAGCATACTGCGCAGCCTGCCCGAACAGGTGGACTTTGAAGCGCCTGCCCTAGCTGCCGCCGGGCTGGGTCAGTGGGAGATCGATCTGTCCTCCGATTCAGCGCGCTGTTCGCCGCGCGCTGAAGCGCTGTTGGGCCTTGCGCAAGGACCCAGCCCCCGGACGCTGTCCTCGTTGCTTGATGCCTTCATCCCTGAAGACCGCTCGGCAATCGCCGCTGCGTTTTCGATGGTTCGCAGCACAGGTTGCCTGCAATTCGAACGTCGCATACGCCACGCCATCGACGGGACGATACGTTGGCTCCATGTAAAAGGGGGACTCAGTGAAGACGCATCGGCTCCGGCGAGGTTAATGGGCATCGTTGCCGACGTAACGGAATGGCGATCGCACCAGGAAAGGCGACACCAGTCAGAAAGTATGGCGGCCATCAGTCATGTTTGCGGACGCATCGCGCATGATTACAACAATTTCCTGATGGCGGTCGGGACCAATCTGGAAATGTACGAGGAACAAGTCACAGGCAGCGAACGTGCCAGGCGTTTTTACGATGCGGCTCAAGACGGACTGCAGCGCGGCGCGCGCTTTAATGAAAGCCTCATGAGCCTTGCCGGCCGCCACCAATTGCATCTGGCTCCGGTACGCGTCGACGCGCTGCTGCTTGCCTTGGAGCCGGCCTTGCGCACCCAAATGGAAGCAACGATCAATATCGAGTTGCTACGCCCCAGCGGACCACTGATCTGCACGACCGATGCCAGGCAGCTGGAAGCCGCCATACAGCAACTAGCAACAAACGCTCAAGACGCCATGCCCGGGGGCGGTACGCTGAGGCTGTCGCTAAAAGAGCGGGTGTTTGACGACCGCGAGGCGGCCACCTATGGCGTTGCGCCCGGGCCATTTGGGGTGATTGCCGTAGACGATACGGGAATCGGGATTGATGCCGATGGCATCGCACATGTGGTCGAGCCTTTCTTCACCACCAAGGCGGCGCGCCGCGCGAAAGGGCTAGGGCTTAGCCTGGCCTATATGCTGGCTCGGCGTTCCGGTGGCTTCATCGATATTGCATCCAGACTTGGGCAGGGGACCTCAGTGCAAATCTACCTGCCCCATATCATTTAG